The Arachis ipaensis cultivar K30076 chromosome B10, Araip1.1, whole genome shotgun sequence DNA window ccctttgtgcaaattaaattagagtttcattcttgtttcaattactgtctcccattttgtaccaaacagaatactgagatttatttcaatttctgtctcttaaTCTCTGGCTCTCAatttctgtctctcagtctcagtctttccgtctctatctctccaccaaacgctaccataCTTTTGGGATAGTGGGATACCCTTTCTATAGAAGTGGTGAACACTTTTTGACGATGAAAAAGAGACATTCTTATTTCCGACTTGTTTGtatttgagtttttgagcttttaATAATCCCATTTTAATGCCAAAAATAAAGTGTCATGGTAaaaaatgaatgaataaataaatgaatatagcaaagaaataaataaaaatatattaaataaaaaaaaagttaagggaagaattatgttttgatttTTATAGTCTTATATCTTAATTATGGtttaatttttatattcttgATTTCTCAAGGAGGCTAGCTTCTCATTAAATAAAGTATAGAAAATATTTCAAGTGTATTATTGGAAGTATCAGTGTTCTAATTATTTTAACTGTTGAtctgaattaaaaaaaatatataatatatattaattaaaattaactgtTAAAACAACTGAAACACTGGTGCTCTTTGATGAACTTGAAATATTTCCTAAAATATATATTCTATGAATCAACTAAATAGGTATTTACCATATTAGCATGGGAAGATTCTGGAGTACCAGGTTACAAGTCAAAACAAATATTAAATTCTACATTTTATGGTTAGATTAGTACACAAACACAATTGACAAATGTTGGATCATAACAATGAATATTGAATTATATATACGCTTTCTGAGTCCAACATCCTCATCCCGCTTTATTATTTCTTAATGGcgagaggaaaagaaaaaagctTTTTCTTCACCttctttattattcttttttgggAGGGAGtggaaagcaaaaaaaaaaaaaagcttttgaATGTGCTAAAAGGCCCCATAGGCTTATAATAAGATAGATTCCTTTTTTTCTAAATAGATGTTATATTGGTGTATTGCacaaatgtaaattaaaagagtaaaatacTAACATAGGAATTAAATCATTTTGGTGAAGCAAAAaagacattttaattttgttaggGTGAAATCAGAGTATCTTGTTAGGGTAAAAAAGGAATATAATTTTGATGGCCAAACTCGATTCTACAAGAGAATATTATATACACCCAATAAGCCTAGTTCATATTTAAATTTCGTAGCAtttaaagattttttgaaaaatagaaataaaaaattgcaAGTTACAATCAATAGTACGTCATGCAGTAGGTAGCCGTACACGTATGTAGGATAGTTGAATCGATGTTAAGACTTTATAAGCCAGAGATAGTGTCATAGTGAGGTAGATATTTATTTCATAATCTGTTGGTCTAAACAAGTGTatgtgtatgtatgtatgtatgtatgtatgtatgtatgtatgtatgtatgcaaCATGTTATTGGTGTTTCATTGATCATTGTCTGGGTCTGGCACAAATTGGCGGCTCAGTGTGAAATGGAAAGAACTCAAACATTAATTATGCTTGATTAGTTCTTAATCTTGTTAAAAATTATCGTCAAAGTTCACGGATTAAGCGTATGGGAATTTGATTCCGGATTCAAATAACATAAATGTATACAAACGTGCAAGAATGCATGCATGTTATCAACTTTTACAATGAGAGTGATGTATAAAACGACAGAGATTGAATTCAAAACCTGTGGAGTTCAAACTgacacatttttttttcttcaagaaTTCGACTGAAAAACTATAATCAGGACTTTTGACAATTCTATAAAATAAGATTTTTATATTTATCTAAAAGTTATGATGTTGTGTAATATGAGTAAATAGTtaaatttgtgtttaaaaaattatttgttttttaaattaatttttaaaagatttttttaattaaatttgtcttttaaatattttaataagatagttattttagttattttatcaTCTTTGTTGTTGATAACGTTAAAATGTATTAATGTGACATATTAAGTGATATCATACTCATCATAATATATGCTTTGTAGTCTTAATTAGTTGATAAtatgataaatttataaaattagaatcAAATTAACCCTAATTTAAGAGGATCTAGAGGCATTGAAATATTTCAATTTAGAGTTAAAATAATTTagttttataaatttattatattagcAACCAATTAAAAgactatttattttttaaattagtttttaaattttttaattaaatttatctttcaaaaattttaagttaattatcttaattattttgttatttttgttatTGAGGTGTTAAAATGTGCTAATATAATACATTAAGTAATATCATACTCATTACAACATACACTTTGTAGTTTTAATTAATTGACAATatgataaatttatgaaattaaaataaaattaactctAATTTAAAGGAGATCTAGAAGTAttgaaatattttaatttaaagttaatttgatttaattttataaatttagtatattaaaaaccaattaaaacTATCAAATatgtattataatattatttaatatatcaTATTAACAAATTTTGACATTATTAATAACAAAAGTATAAAATAACTAAAGTGACTAAGAACAAATAATCTTACGAATTTGAACCTTTACTTTAACAATATTTCTTAAAATAAAACCACATTAAAAACATTTGTTTGAATGCATATTTCCTTTAAAACAAAAGAATAACTTTTATTTCCTCAAAGCCCCAAAATTTTTAAAGTATTTTTACTATAGTTTTGTACAAGGAGAAATTCTctcatataataataaaaatgtattcaaatttaaaaaaaatgtatatcCTCGTAATTGTATTACATTCTTATGAAACATATATAAAACATGTAAGATATACTTTCTTTGattgtaaaaataattaaaaaaaaaaacaattcaaTCGTCTTAgaaaaaacaagaattaaattaaaccaatttattttaattctttCCAAATTTTTGGATTGATATTAAACataatttataacaaaaaatcAAAAGTTCTTATAGNNNNNNNNNNNNNNNNNNNNNNNNNNNNNNNNNNNNNNNNNNNNNNNNNNNNNNNNNNNNNNNNNNNNNNNNNNNNNNNNNNNNNNNNNNNNNNNNNNNNNNNNNNNNNNNNNNNNNNNNNNNNNNNNNNNNNNNNNNNNNNNNNNNNNNNNNNNNNNNNNNNNNNNNNNNNNNNNNNNNNNNNNNNNNNNNNNNTTATATGGGTTTTAAGATCACTAATTaagattatttattttaaattttttttattttaatttatatatatttttacacATAAATGTTATGAAAacttatattttataattttaatatattttctatatttaacaTGATAAAAGATATaaccatattaaaatataaatatatattgataATGAATTATATGATTAATTTAGCGGTTGATTTTATTTGCAGATAATATTTTTATAGAAAAAAACATTGTCAACGAAAGAAAAAGAACCTCTATTAACTGCGTTAAGACAAGACAAGACAAGAACAGGGTATTGCCTTGAATTCCGCTGATGAAGCCACGTGGCTAAACGAGGTTTCTCCTTATCTTTGGTAATATAAGTACAATCATTGCCCAATAATTTACTTATCCGACACAGTTTACACCATTGTTCTTTTGCGCTTTCTTCCAATCTGCcgtctctctctttttcttctctttctgaCATCCTCTGTTTCAGCTTAGAACAGAGCTTTGAGCTTTCACAGAGACCAACAATGGAGGTACAGGGTAAGCGCTTGAAGCCACGCCTCGATCGCCGCAACGCCATGAAGAACATCACTTACAAAGTCTCCTCTTCTTTCACCCCTTCCTCCATTGACCTTCCTCCTTCTTTGAACCACCAAAAAAGCTTCAGGGTCAAGGGCATCGACGACGGCGAGTTTGACCTCATCTTCCGCACCCTCGGTCTCTCTGGACCCGAAGACTTTTCTATTCCAACCGCAGCTTGGGAAAAAGCCCAAAGGTCTCGCCTTTCTCCTTCCCCTGTCACCACCAAGAACATCATCAACCTCCAGGTTGTTGATGAAGCACATGAACACCAAGCCCCACTTCCAATTCCACCTAAAACTGAATCTGGGGTTGGCTTCAATGTCGATGTTAGGCTGAAAAATCTAAGCTTTCAGCAACTTGATGGTGGGGGCATCAAGGGTGTTAGGCCTCCACCGGTGATGTTGCGGCCACCATTTGATGATGATGACAATGATGTTGATGTTGTGGATTCACCTTCGAGGGAACAAGATGAAAGGTACTTTGAAGAGAGTGGGGACCTTGAtgtttctgatgatgatgatagtgATGTTGCTAGTGGTGAGGTTTCCGATGATGTTGTTGGCGAGTCAAATGTTCATAACGTGTCTCCAAATGGTTCTTTTAGGAGAACGTTTATGTCGTGGCAAAAGGGCGAGATTCTTGGTAAAGGCTCATTTGGAACGGTTTATGAAGGCTTTACCGAGTGAGTATTCCTTTCTTGAGTTTCTTCGCTTCCATCTTCTTTCAATTCAAGTCATTTTTAGATACTAATATCTTGCCATAAATACTAATATTAGAAAACTCAAGTCATCTTCTTCTAGCTTAATATGTCTAAGCACTAGCAATTAGTTACTATTTGGGAATTTACTTTGGGGCAGATTCAGTTAGTTAATTTTCCCTTACCAATAGCTGATAAATCTTTTATGGCAGTGATGGATTCTTTTT harbors:
- the LOC107623959 gene encoding mitogen-activated protein kinase kinase kinase 1, which produces MEVQGKRLKPRLDRRNAMKNITYKVSSSFTPSSIDLPPSLNHQKSFRVKGIDDGEFDLIFRTLGLSGPEDFSIPTAAWEKAQRSRLSPSPVTTKNIINLQVVDEAHEHQAPLPIPPKTESGVGFNVDVRLKNLSFQQLDGGGIKGVRPPPVMLRPPFDDDDNDVDVVDSPSREQDERYFEESGDLDVSDDDDSDVASGEVSDDVVGESNVHNVSPNGSFRRTFMSWQKGEILGKGSFGTVYEGFTDDGFFFAVKEVSLLDEGSQGKQSIFQLQQEIYLLSQFEHENIVRYLGTDKDNNMLYIFLELVTKGSLASLYRKYRLKDSQVSAYTRQILSGLKYLHDRNVVHRDIKCANILVDANGSVKLADFGLAKATKLNDVKSSKGSPYWMAPEVVNLRNRGYGLAADIWSLGCTVLEMLTRQPPYSHLEGMQALFRIGRGEAPPVPETLSKDARDFIMKCLQVNPSKRPTATQLLDHPFVKRPLLSPISLVSPRINLLLS